The proteins below come from a single Corylus avellana chromosome ca3, CavTom2PMs-1.0 genomic window:
- the LOC132176040 gene encoding protein indeterminate-domain 16, translating into MEEEDHQKELQLLPTSHSVPSSSHKPSRPSASSSLRYRSTMSDSFAGPALDLQLSISVRPIEPASDCVLAGPICGYDDVKSESSCVEALKWQAAEQIRLAAMEKAYAERVRELTRREMELAQTEFARARHMWERAREEVEKAERMKERATRQIDSTCMEITCQSCRQRFRRP; encoded by the coding sequence ATGGAAGAGGAAGATCATCAAAAGGAGTTGCAGCTACTCCCTACTTCGCACTCCGTACCTTCTTCATCACACAAGCCATCTCGGCCGTCGGCTTCTTCTTCTCTAAGGTATCGGTCAACGATGTCTGATTCCTTTGCAGGCCCAGCGCTAGACCTACAGCTGTCAATCAGCGTAAGGCCAATCGAGCCGGCTTCGGACTGCGTTCTAGCCGGACCCATTTGCGGTTACGATGACGTCAAGTCCGAGTCAAGCTGCGTCGAGGCGTTGAAATGGCAGGCGGCGGAGCAGATTCGGCTGGCGGCGATGGAGAAGGCGTATGCAGAGCGGGTGAGGGAGCTGACGAGGAGAGAAATGGAGTTGGCGCAGACGGAGTTTGCACGTGCAAGGCACATGTGGGAGAGGGCTAGGGAAGAGGTGGAGAAGGCTGAGAGAATGAAGGAGAGGGCGACCCGCCAGATAGATTCCACGTGCATGGAGATTACTTGCCAGTCTTGCAGGCAAAGGTTCCGCAGGCCTTAA